The following proteins are co-located in the Apis mellifera strain DH4 linkage group LG11, Amel_HAv3.1, whole genome shotgun sequence genome:
- the tra2 gene encoding transformer-2 sex-determining protein isoform X6, whose amino-acid sequence MSDIERSSSRSASPRRPRTADGGLRDSRSHSRSRKSRERKESHRPVKEYSRSRSRSVSRGRKSYRSSKYASAGHRGSSRSRSRSRSRSTHSPMSSRRRHVGNRENPSPSRCLGVFGLSIFTTEQQVHHIFSKYGPVERIQVVIDAKTGHSKGYCFVYFESLEDAKVAKEQCAGMEIDGRRMRVDYSITQRAHTPTPGIYLGKPTHLHDRGWDGPRRRDSYRGSYRRSPSPYYNRRRGRYDRSRSRSYSPRFESRGIG is encoded by the exons ATGAGTGACATTGag cgaAGTAGTAGTCGTAGTGCAAGTCCTAGAAGACCAAGAACAGCAGATGGTGGTTTAAGAGACTCGCGTTCACATTCAAGATCACGTAAATCACGAGAGCGTAAAGAATCGCACCGACCagtaaaagaatattcaagATCACGAAGCCGTTCAGTGTCAAGAGGAAGAAAGTCCTATCGTAGCAGCAAATATGCCAGTGCAGGTCATCGTGGTAGTAGTCGCAGTCGTAGTCGCAGCCGTAGTCGTTCTACTCACAG TCCAATGTCATCTAGACGACGTCATGTTGGAAACAGGGAAAATCCCTCTCCTTCCAGATGCTTAGGTGTATTTGgactttctatttttacaacCGAACAGCAAGTACATCACATCTTTTCCAAATATGGTCCTGTTGAACGTATACAAGTTGTAATTGATGCAaag actGGGCATTCTAAAGGATattgttttgtatattttgaatcaCTTGAAGATGCTAAAGTAGCAAAAGAACAGTGTGCAGGAATGGAAATTGATGGTAGAAGAATGAGGGTAGATTATTCAATTACACAACGAGCTCATACACCAACACCAGGAATATATTTAGGAAAACCTACACATTTACATGATAGAGGATGGGATGGGCCTAGAAGAAGAGa TAGTTATAGAGGAAGTTATCGACGTTCACCTAGCCCGTACTACAATCGTCGTCGCGGTCGTTATGACAGATCTCGATCACGCTCTTATTCACCAc GTTTTGAATCAAGAGGTATTGGATGA
- the tra2 gene encoding transformer-2 sex-determining protein isoform X2: MSDIERSSSRSASPRRPRTADGGLRDSRSHSRSRKSRERKESHRPVKEYSRSRSRSVSRGRKSYRSSKYASAGHRGSSRSRSRSRSRSTHRFARYSRSRSRSYFRSRYSRECDRTIYRSHSRSPMSSRRRHVGNRENPSPSRCLGVFGLSIFTTEQQVHHIFSKYGPVERIQVVIDAKTGHSKGYCFVYFESLEDAKVAKEQCAGMEIDGRRMRVDYSITQRAHTPTPGIYLGKPTHLHDRGWDGPRRRDSYRGSYRRSPSPYYNRRRGRYDRSRSRSYSPRFESRGIG, from the exons ATGAGTGACATTGag cgaAGTAGTAGTCGTAGTGCAAGTCCTAGAAGACCAAGAACAGCAGATGGTGGTTTAAGAGACTCGCGTTCACATTCAAGATCACGTAAATCACGAGAGCGTAAAGAATCGCACCGACCagtaaaagaatattcaagATCACGAAGCCGTTCAGTGTCAAGAGGAAGAAAGTCCTATCGTAGCAGCAAATATGCCAGTGCAGGTCATCGTGGTAGTAGTCGCAGTCGTAGTCGCAGCCGTAGTCGTTCTACTCACAGGTTTGCGCGATATTCCCGAAGCAGATCTCGATCATACTTCCGTTCTCGTTACTCTCGCGAATGTGATAGGACCATTTATCGTTCACACTCCCGCAGTCCAATGTCATCTAGACGACGTCATGTTGGAAACAGGGAAAATCCCTCTCCTTCCAGATGCTTAGGTGTATTTGgactttctatttttacaacCGAACAGCAAGTACATCACATCTTTTCCAAATATGGTCCTGTTGAACGTATACAAGTTGTAATTGATGCAaag actGGGCATTCTAAAGGATattgttttgtatattttgaatcaCTTGAAGATGCTAAAGTAGCAAAAGAACAGTGTGCAGGAATGGAAATTGATGGTAGAAGAATGAGGGTAGATTATTCAATTACACAACGAGCTCATACACCAACACCAGGAATATATTTAGGAAAACCTACACATTTACATGATAGAGGATGGGATGGGCCTAGAAGAAGAGa TAGTTATAGAGGAAGTTATCGACGTTCACCTAGCCCGTACTACAATCGTCGTCGCGGTCGTTATGACAGATCTCGATCACGCTCTTATTCACCAc GTTTTGAATCAAGAGGTATTGGATGA
- the tra2 gene encoding transformer-2 sex-determining protein isoform X5: MSDIERSSSRSASPRRPRTADGGLRDSRSHSRSRKSRERKESHRPVKEYSRSRSRSVSRGRKSYRSSKYASAGHRGSSRSRSRSRSRSTHSPMSSRRRHVGNRENPSPSRCLGVFGLSIFTTEQQVHHIFSKYGPVERIQVVIDAKTGHSKGYCFVYFESLEDAKVAKEQCAGMEIDGRRMRVDYSITQRAHTPTPGIYLGKPTHLHDRGWDGPRRRDSSYRGSYRRSPSPYYNRRRGRYDRSRSRSYSPRFESRGIG; encoded by the exons ATGAGTGACATTGag cgaAGTAGTAGTCGTAGTGCAAGTCCTAGAAGACCAAGAACAGCAGATGGTGGTTTAAGAGACTCGCGTTCACATTCAAGATCACGTAAATCACGAGAGCGTAAAGAATCGCACCGACCagtaaaagaatattcaagATCACGAAGCCGTTCAGTGTCAAGAGGAAGAAAGTCCTATCGTAGCAGCAAATATGCCAGTGCAGGTCATCGTGGTAGTAGTCGCAGTCGTAGTCGCAGCCGTAGTCGTTCTACTCACAG TCCAATGTCATCTAGACGACGTCATGTTGGAAACAGGGAAAATCCCTCTCCTTCCAGATGCTTAGGTGTATTTGgactttctatttttacaacCGAACAGCAAGTACATCACATCTTTTCCAAATATGGTCCTGTTGAACGTATACAAGTTGTAATTGATGCAaag actGGGCATTCTAAAGGATattgttttgtatattttgaatcaCTTGAAGATGCTAAAGTAGCAAAAGAACAGTGTGCAGGAATGGAAATTGATGGTAGAAGAATGAGGGTAGATTATTCAATTACACAACGAGCTCATACACCAACACCAGGAATATATTTAGGAAAACCTACACATTTACATGATAGAGGATGGGATGGGCCTAGAAGAAGAGa caGTAGTTATAGAGGAAGTTATCGACGTTCACCTAGCCCGTACTACAATCGTCGTCGCGGTCGTTATGACAGATCTCGATCACGCTCTTATTCACCAc GTTTTGAATCAAGAGGTATTGGATGA
- the LOC725287 gene encoding sulfhydryl oxidase 1 gives MNRFDVSLLWKLWLISIITVNCNAAVPKEPYQNQIPTQGLYNTSDDVVILNVTNFKSSVYEDTKSWLVEFYNSWCGYCLRFAPIWKDFANDIYAWRDIVVVAAIDCADDDNNPICREYEIMHYPMLKYFSVNAHSPSLGLVMEKYNKLNELRHSLIDLLEREQQEGRGISWPNIAPYRYYETTNIWKAIPNTVKYFFLLFEKTDSHLGAEVILDMHKIKILQMRRVLSDNELLCETNKITNFPSLIVLGRNETQKNLKIRIPTREGIYNVIKEFITSKGEIIHENTFKNYSIKNENHKLSISTTKQLQIIEQQKNIEKNEDYLYQLDLENTLKYSISHEIPLHKMIKDKKMDALKKYLNVLAEYFPLKYGNIFLETIRDIILKRSNISGEEFSQIVKSIEEEMSPIYSGPSKWIGCKGSKEEYRGYPCGLWTMFHMLTVNFAILNKDAEHEPRKILEAMYGYIQYFFGCADCSQHFVQMASKNKMFEVSNINDSILWLWSAHNEVNARLSGDNTEDPEYKKIQYPAKIYCPNCRYENSTWNEENVLHYLKTKYSYKKINYYNSVNTQKNDDNKMKIRQERLVLNKYTSNKKIGWDFTIFDISICVVLYVASAIILILVCIKFAVKRTYRKRNYVSLFAKCDFYFC, from the exons ATGAATCGTTTTGATGTTAGTTTGTTATGGAAATTATGGTTAATTAGTATAATAACAGTGAATTGTAATGCTGCTGTACCAAAAGAACCATATCAGAATCAGATACCTACACAAGGATTGTATAATACTAGTGATGATGTCGTTATTTTAAATGTcactaattttaaatcatccgTCTATGAAGATACAAAAAGTTGGTTAgtcgaattttataatagttggTGTGGTTATTGTCTTCGATTTGCACCAATTTGGAAAGATTTTGCTAATGATATTTATG catGGAGAGATATTGTAGTAGTTGCTGCAATAGATTGTGcagatgatgataataatccAATTTGTCGAGAATATGAGATTATGCATTATCCCatgcttaaatatttttctgtaaatGCACATTCACCATCATTAGGATTAGTAatggagaaatataataagctTAATGAACTCAGACATagtttaatagatttattagaAAGAGAACAACAAGAAGGAAGAGGCATTTCATGGCCTAATATAGCACCCTATAG atattatgaaACAACAAACATATGGAAAGCTATTCCAAATacagtaaaatatttctttttattatttgaaaaaacagATTCACATTTGGGTGCAGAAGTTATATTAGatatgcataaaattaaaatattacaaatgagAAGAGTATTATctgataatgaattattatgtgAAACAAACAAAATCACAAATTTTCCAAGTCTAATAGTTTTAGGTCGTAATGAAAcacaaaaaaatcttaaaattagaataccTACAAGGGAAggtatttataatgttattaaagaatttataacttCTAAAGGAGaaattattcatgaaaatactttcaaaaattattcgataaaaaatgaaaatcataaattaagtATTAGCACAAcaaaacaattacaaataatagaacagcaaaaaaatattgaaaaaaatgaagactATTTATATCAGCTTGATTtggaaaatacattaaaatattcaatttctcatGAAATTCCATtacataaaatgataaaagataaaaaaatggatgcattaaaaaaatatttaaatgtattagcTGAATATTTTCCTCTAAAATATGGTAACATTTTTCTAGAAACTAttagagatattattttaaaaagaagtaatATATCTGGAGAAGAATTTAGTCAGATAGTAAAATctatagaagaagaaatgtcACCTATATACTCTGGACCATCAAAATGGATTGGATGCAAAGGAAGTAAAGAAGAATATCGTGGATATCCTTGTGGTCTTTGGACAATGTTTCATATGTTAACAGTTAACTTTGCTATTCTAAACAAAGATGCTGAACATGaaccaagaaaaatattagaagcAATGTAtggatatatacaatatttttttggttGTGCTGATTGTTCTCAACATTTTGTCCAAATggcttcaaaaaataaaatgtttgaagtatcaaatattaatgatagtaTCTTGTGGTTATGGTCTGCTCATAATGAAGTAAATGCAAGGCTATCAGGTGATAACACAGAAGAtccagaatataaaaaaattcaatatccagcaaaaatatattgtccAAATTGTAGATATGAAAATAGTACTTGGAatgaagaaaatgttttaCATTATCTTAAAACAAAgtatagttataaaaaaataaattattataattcagttAATACACAAaagaatgatgataataagatgaaaataaGACAAGAAAGacttgtattaaataaatatacaagtaataagaaaattggatgggattttacaatttttgacATAAGTATTTGTGTTGTGTTATATGTTGCATCTGCTATTATTCTCATATTAGTATGCATAAAATTTGCAGTCAAAAGAACTTACAGAAAACGAAATTATGTtagtttatttgcaaaatgtgatttttatttttgttaa
- the tra2 gene encoding transformer-2 sex-determining protein isoform X3: MSDIERSSSRSASPRRPRTADGGLRDSRSHSRSRKSRERKESHRPVKEYSRSRSRSVSRGRKSYRSSKYASAGHRGSSRSRSRSRSRSTHRFARYSRSRSRSYFRSRYSRECDRTIYRSHSRSPMSSRRRHVGNRENPSPSRCLGVFGLSIFTTEQQVHHIFSKYGPVERIQVVIDAKTGHSKGYCFVYFESLEDAKVAKEQCAGMEIDGRRMRVDYSITQRAHTPTPGIYLGKPTHLHDRGWDGPRRRDSSYRGSYRRSPSPYYNRRRGRYDRSRSRSYSPRRY, from the exons ATGAGTGACATTGag cgaAGTAGTAGTCGTAGTGCAAGTCCTAGAAGACCAAGAACAGCAGATGGTGGTTTAAGAGACTCGCGTTCACATTCAAGATCACGTAAATCACGAGAGCGTAAAGAATCGCACCGACCagtaaaagaatattcaagATCACGAAGCCGTTCAGTGTCAAGAGGAAGAAAGTCCTATCGTAGCAGCAAATATGCCAGTGCAGGTCATCGTGGTAGTAGTCGCAGTCGTAGTCGCAGCCGTAGTCGTTCTACTCACAGGTTTGCGCGATATTCCCGAAGCAGATCTCGATCATACTTCCGTTCTCGTTACTCTCGCGAATGTGATAGGACCATTTATCGTTCACACTCCCGCAGTCCAATGTCATCTAGACGACGTCATGTTGGAAACAGGGAAAATCCCTCTCCTTCCAGATGCTTAGGTGTATTTGgactttctatttttacaacCGAACAGCAAGTACATCACATCTTTTCCAAATATGGTCCTGTTGAACGTATACAAGTTGTAATTGATGCAaag actGGGCATTCTAAAGGATattgttttgtatattttgaatcaCTTGAAGATGCTAAAGTAGCAAAAGAACAGTGTGCAGGAATGGAAATTGATGGTAGAAGAATGAGGGTAGATTATTCAATTACACAACGAGCTCATACACCAACACCAGGAATATATTTAGGAAAACCTACACATTTACATGATAGAGGATGGGATGGGCCTAGAAGAAGAGa caGTAGTTATAGAGGAAGTTATCGACGTTCACCTAGCCCGTACTACAATCGTCGTCGCGGTCGTTATGACAGATCTCGATCACGCTCTTATTCACCAc GTCGATATTAA
- the tra2 gene encoding transformer-2 sex-determining protein isoform X1, protein MSDIERSSSRSASPRRPRTADGGLRDSRSHSRSRKSRERKESHRPVKEYSRSRSRSVSRGRKSYRSSKYASAGHRGSSRSRSRSRSRSTHRFARYSRSRSRSYFRSRYSRECDRTIYRSHSRSPMSSRRRHVGNRENPSPSRCLGVFGLSIFTTEQQVHHIFSKYGPVERIQVVIDAKTGHSKGYCFVYFESLEDAKVAKEQCAGMEIDGRRMRVDYSITQRAHTPTPGIYLGKPTHLHDRGWDGPRRRDSSYRGSYRRSPSPYYNRRRGRYDRSRSRSYSPRFESRGIG, encoded by the exons ATGAGTGACATTGag cgaAGTAGTAGTCGTAGTGCAAGTCCTAGAAGACCAAGAACAGCAGATGGTGGTTTAAGAGACTCGCGTTCACATTCAAGATCACGTAAATCACGAGAGCGTAAAGAATCGCACCGACCagtaaaagaatattcaagATCACGAAGCCGTTCAGTGTCAAGAGGAAGAAAGTCCTATCGTAGCAGCAAATATGCCAGTGCAGGTCATCGTGGTAGTAGTCGCAGTCGTAGTCGCAGCCGTAGTCGTTCTACTCACAGGTTTGCGCGATATTCCCGAAGCAGATCTCGATCATACTTCCGTTCTCGTTACTCTCGCGAATGTGATAGGACCATTTATCGTTCACACTCCCGCAGTCCAATGTCATCTAGACGACGTCATGTTGGAAACAGGGAAAATCCCTCTCCTTCCAGATGCTTAGGTGTATTTGgactttctatttttacaacCGAACAGCAAGTACATCACATCTTTTCCAAATATGGTCCTGTTGAACGTATACAAGTTGTAATTGATGCAaag actGGGCATTCTAAAGGATattgttttgtatattttgaatcaCTTGAAGATGCTAAAGTAGCAAAAGAACAGTGTGCAGGAATGGAAATTGATGGTAGAAGAATGAGGGTAGATTATTCAATTACACAACGAGCTCATACACCAACACCAGGAATATATTTAGGAAAACCTACACATTTACATGATAGAGGATGGGATGGGCCTAGAAGAAGAGa caGTAGTTATAGAGGAAGTTATCGACGTTCACCTAGCCCGTACTACAATCGTCGTCGCGGTCGTTATGACAGATCTCGATCACGCTCTTATTCACCAc GTTTTGAATCAAGAGGTATTGGATGA
- the tra2 gene encoding transformer-2 sex-determining protein — MSDIERSSSRSASPRRPRTADGGLRDSRSHSRSRKSRERKESHRPVKEYSRSRSRSVSRGRKSYRSSKYASAGHRGSSRSRSRSRSRSTHSPMSSRRRHVGNRENPSPSRCLGVFGLSIFTTEQQVHHIFSKYGPVERIQVVIDAKTGHSKGYCFVYFESLEDAKVAKEQCAGMEIDGRRMRVDYSITQRAHTPTPGIYLGKPTHLHDRGWDGPRRRDSYRGSYRRSPSPYYNRRRGRYDRSRSRSYSPRRY; from the exons ATGAGTGACATTGag cgaAGTAGTAGTCGTAGTGCAAGTCCTAGAAGACCAAGAACAGCAGATGGTGGTTTAAGAGACTCGCGTTCACATTCAAGATCACGTAAATCACGAGAGCGTAAAGAATCGCACCGACCagtaaaagaatattcaagATCACGAAGCCGTTCAGTGTCAAGAGGAAGAAAGTCCTATCGTAGCAGCAAATATGCCAGTGCAGGTCATCGTGGTAGTAGTCGCAGTCGTAGTCGCAGCCGTAGTCGTTCTACTCACAG TCCAATGTCATCTAGACGACGTCATGTTGGAAACAGGGAAAATCCCTCTCCTTCCAGATGCTTAGGTGTATTTGgactttctatttttacaacCGAACAGCAAGTACATCACATCTTTTCCAAATATGGTCCTGTTGAACGTATACAAGTTGTAATTGATGCAaag actGGGCATTCTAAAGGATattgttttgtatattttgaatcaCTTGAAGATGCTAAAGTAGCAAAAGAACAGTGTGCAGGAATGGAAATTGATGGTAGAAGAATGAGGGTAGATTATTCAATTACACAACGAGCTCATACACCAACACCAGGAATATATTTAGGAAAACCTACACATTTACATGATAGAGGATGGGATGGGCCTAGAAGAAGAGa TAGTTATAGAGGAAGTTATCGACGTTCACCTAGCCCGTACTACAATCGTCGTCGCGGTCGTTATGACAGATCTCGATCACGCTCTTATTCACCAc GTCGATATTAA
- the LOC725183 gene encoding probable palmitoyltransferase ZDHHC24, translating to MIIRKKIWPRTLSDFFSMTFILTIVPIIYWFELWVVLPAIYEYGSLSYILHFFFGNFIMLNIVGNFTYIVFCDTSTRRDIMPISAANTKNGWRLCALCETLAPPRSWHCSICNICILKRDHHCIFTGCCIGHFNHRYFIMFLLYLFIATTYSFCYNNLFIWNRIHFEFPISLIKIIFPIAIFIFGFDGSINQFYLILYIVSAVGMLYTGVLWIYHICLVFKGNVANENNKEIHIYDLGWKQNIKEVLGDRWYLTWILPYIKSQLPHNGVIWDTSNSWFYTNSKWK from the coding sequence atgattatccgaaaaaaaatttggccTCGTACGTtgagtgattttttttctatgacttttatattaacaattgtaCCAATAATATATTGGTTTGAATTATGGGTAGTGCTACCAGCAATATATGAATATGgatcattatcatatattttgcatttcttttttggaaattttattatgctaAACATAGTtggaaattttacatatatagttttttgtgATACTAGCACCAGAAGAGATATTATGCCAATAAGTGCtgcaaatacaaaaaatgGTTGGAGACTGTGTGCTTTATGTGAAACTCTAGCACCTCCTCGTTCATGGCATTGctctatatgtaatatttgtattttaaaaagagatcATCATTGTATTTTTACTGGATGTTGCATTGGTCATTTTAatcatagatattttattatgtttcttctatatttatttatagcaaCAACATAtagtttttgttataataatttgtttatttggaATAGAATACATTTTGAATTTCCTATATCactcattaaaattatctttcctaTAGCAATATTCATTTTTGGATTTGATGGCTCTATAAATcagttttatttgattttatatattgtatctgCAGTAGGAATGTTATACACTGGAGTTTTATGgatttatcatatttgtttAGTGTTTAAAGGTAACGTAGCTaatgagaataataaagaaatacatatatatgatttaggTTGGAAGCAAAATATAAAGGAAGTATTAGGTGACCGATGGTATCTTACATGGATACTTCCTTATATAAAATCTCAATTACCACATAATGGTGTAATATGGGATACATCAAACTCATGGTTTTATACAAATTCTAAAtggaaatag
- the tra2 gene encoding transformer-2 sex-determining protein isoform X4, giving the protein MSDIERSSSRSASPRRPRTADGGLRDSRSHSRSRKSRERKESHRPVKEYSRSRSRSVSRGRKSYRSSKYASAGHRGSSRSRSRSRSRSTHRFARYSRSRSRSYFRSRYSRECDRTIYRSHSRSPMSSRRRHVGNRENPSPSRCLGVFGLSIFTTEQQVHHIFSKYGPVERIQVVIDAKTGHSKGYCFVYFESLEDAKVAKEQCAGMEIDGRRMRVDYSITQRAHTPTPGIYLGKPTHLHDRGWDGPRRRDSYRGSYRRSPSPYYNRRRGRYDRSRSRSYSPRRY; this is encoded by the exons ATGAGTGACATTGag cgaAGTAGTAGTCGTAGTGCAAGTCCTAGAAGACCAAGAACAGCAGATGGTGGTTTAAGAGACTCGCGTTCACATTCAAGATCACGTAAATCACGAGAGCGTAAAGAATCGCACCGACCagtaaaagaatattcaagATCACGAAGCCGTTCAGTGTCAAGAGGAAGAAAGTCCTATCGTAGCAGCAAATATGCCAGTGCAGGTCATCGTGGTAGTAGTCGCAGTCGTAGTCGCAGCCGTAGTCGTTCTACTCACAGGTTTGCGCGATATTCCCGAAGCAGATCTCGATCATACTTCCGTTCTCGTTACTCTCGCGAATGTGATAGGACCATTTATCGTTCACACTCCCGCAGTCCAATGTCATCTAGACGACGTCATGTTGGAAACAGGGAAAATCCCTCTCCTTCCAGATGCTTAGGTGTATTTGgactttctatttttacaacCGAACAGCAAGTACATCACATCTTTTCCAAATATGGTCCTGTTGAACGTATACAAGTTGTAATTGATGCAaag actGGGCATTCTAAAGGATattgttttgtatattttgaatcaCTTGAAGATGCTAAAGTAGCAAAAGAACAGTGTGCAGGAATGGAAATTGATGGTAGAAGAATGAGGGTAGATTATTCAATTACACAACGAGCTCATACACCAACACCAGGAATATATTTAGGAAAACCTACACATTTACATGATAGAGGATGGGATGGGCCTAGAAGAAGAGa TAGTTATAGAGGAAGTTATCGACGTTCACCTAGCCCGTACTACAATCGTCGTCGCGGTCGTTATGACAGATCTCGATCACGCTCTTATTCACCAc GTCGATATTAA
- the tra2 gene encoding transformer-2 sex-determining protein isoform X7, whose protein sequence is MSDIERSSSRSASPRRPRTADGGLRDSRSHSRSRKSRERKESHRPVKEYSRSRSRSVSRGRKSYRSSKYASAGHRGSSRSRSRSRSRSTHSPMSSRRRHVGNRENPSPSRCLGVFGLSIFTTEQQVHHIFSKYGPVERIQVVIDAKTGHSKGYCFVYFESLEDAKVAKEQCAGMEIDGRRMRVDYSITQRAHTPTPGIYLGKPTHLHDRGWDGPRRRDSSYRGSYRRSPSPYYNRRRGRYDRSRSRSYSPRRY, encoded by the exons ATGAGTGACATTGag cgaAGTAGTAGTCGTAGTGCAAGTCCTAGAAGACCAAGAACAGCAGATGGTGGTTTAAGAGACTCGCGTTCACATTCAAGATCACGTAAATCACGAGAGCGTAAAGAATCGCACCGACCagtaaaagaatattcaagATCACGAAGCCGTTCAGTGTCAAGAGGAAGAAAGTCCTATCGTAGCAGCAAATATGCCAGTGCAGGTCATCGTGGTAGTAGTCGCAGTCGTAGTCGCAGCCGTAGTCGTTCTACTCACAG TCCAATGTCATCTAGACGACGTCATGTTGGAAACAGGGAAAATCCCTCTCCTTCCAGATGCTTAGGTGTATTTGgactttctatttttacaacCGAACAGCAAGTACATCACATCTTTTCCAAATATGGTCCTGTTGAACGTATACAAGTTGTAATTGATGCAaag actGGGCATTCTAAAGGATattgttttgtatattttgaatcaCTTGAAGATGCTAAAGTAGCAAAAGAACAGTGTGCAGGAATGGAAATTGATGGTAGAAGAATGAGGGTAGATTATTCAATTACACAACGAGCTCATACACCAACACCAGGAATATATTTAGGAAAACCTACACATTTACATGATAGAGGATGGGATGGGCCTAGAAGAAGAGa caGTAGTTATAGAGGAAGTTATCGACGTTCACCTAGCCCGTACTACAATCGTCGTCGCGGTCGTTATGACAGATCTCGATCACGCTCTTATTCACCAc GTCGATATTAA